A window of Mucilaginibacter paludis DSM 18603 contains these coding sequences:
- a CDS encoding HesB/IscA family protein yields MSTAVETTLAPVSFTPGAVKELLKLKDQQELGDDFGLRIGVEGGGCSGMSYILGFDQQKDGDQIYMIDDIKVYMHKAHGLYLVGMQIDFQDGLNARGFTFNNPNAASTCGCGTSFSV; encoded by the coding sequence ATGAGTACTGCTGTTGAAACCACCCTTGCACCTGTTTCTTTTACACCGGGTGCCGTAAAAGAATTGTTAAAGTTAAAAGACCAGCAAGAACTGGGCGATGATTTTGGCTTGCGCATAGGCGTTGAAGGCGGAGGCTGCTCTGGCATGAGCTATATACTTGGATTTGATCAGCAAAAAGACGGCGATCAGATTTATATGATTGATGATATTAAAGTTTACATGCATAAGGCTCATGGTTTATACCTGGTTGGTATGCAAATAGACTTTCAGGATGGTTTAAATGCACGCGGATTTACCTTCAATAATCCTAATGCCGCAAGTACCTGCGGTTGCGGAACATCATTCTCGGTATAA
- a CDS encoding CoA-binding protein has product MANKKTLVLGATPDASRYAYLAANRLVQNGHDIINVGIKAGEVAGVPIEKPEAVHTDVDTVTLYIGTKNQPPLYQYILDTKPKRIIFNPGTENPELENLASEHGIETLEACTLVLLSIGQY; this is encoded by the coding sequence ATGGCTAATAAAAAAACTTTGGTATTAGGGGCTACGCCCGATGCCAGCAGATATGCATACCTGGCTGCAAACAGGCTGGTACAAAACGGACACGATATTATTAACGTAGGCATTAAAGCAGGAGAAGTTGCGGGTGTGCCCATTGAGAAACCCGAAGCCGTGCATACCGATGTAGATACGGTTACCTTATATATAGGTACAAAAAATCAGCCGCCGCTTTATCAGTATATTTTAGATACTAAGCCCAAACGCATTATCTTTAATCCAGGTACCGAAAATCCGGAACTGGAAAATTTGGCAAGTGAGCATGGGATAGAAACCTTGGAAGCTTGTACCCTGGTGTTACTTTCTATAGGACAATATTAA
- a CDS encoding TPM domain-containing protein codes for MLKKLFILCLLILSVCLVFAQDLPPKSNTLVTDYTNTLSADQKSGLENKLVAFADSTSTQIAIVMLKSVGGYDINQYGTALIRAWGIGVKGKNNGILVLVALGDRKVSIQTGYGAEGAVPDIVAHNIIENDIKPYFKQGQYYEGLDAGTNSLIKQMKGEYKADAKAQQGTDDSNGGSIGIIIFIVIVVLILIFRNIGGGGGHIIGRRGGSSPFWWFLMGSALGRGSNDGGGFFGGGSGGDSGGGGGFGGFGGGSSGGGGASGSW; via the coding sequence ATGTTAAAAAAACTCTTTATACTTTGTCTGCTGATCTTATCAGTTTGCCTGGTGTTTGCACAAGATTTACCGCCCAAGTCAAATACGCTGGTTACCGATTATACCAATACACTTTCGGCAGATCAAAAATCCGGGCTTGAAAATAAACTCGTAGCCTTTGCGGACTCTACTTCCACGCAAATTGCCATAGTTATGTTGAAATCGGTGGGCGGTTATGATATTAACCAGTATGGTACAGCATTAATCAGGGCCTGGGGTATTGGCGTTAAAGGCAAAAACAACGGTATACTGGTATTGGTTGCCCTGGGCGACCGAAAGGTTAGTATACAGACAGGCTATGGTGCCGAAGGCGCTGTGCCCGATATTGTTGCTCATAACATTATTGAGAACGACATTAAACCTTATTTTAAACAGGGACAGTATTACGAAGGGCTTGATGCGGGTACAAACTCGTTGATAAAGCAAATGAAGGGTGAGTACAAGGCCGATGCTAAAGCCCAACAAGGTACCGACGACAGCAATGGTGGCAGCATAGGCATCATCATTTTCATTGTTATTGTGGTGCTGATATTGATATTCAGAAATATTGGCGGCGGTGGTGGCCATATTATAGGGCGAAGGGGCGGCTCAAGTCCGTTTTGGTGGTTCTTGATGGGATCGGCCCTGGGCCGGGGCAGTAATGATGGCGGCGGCTTTTTTGGTGGTGGGTCAGGCGGAGATTCTGGCGGTGGCGGTGGATTTGGAGGCTTTGGTGGCGGAAGTTCGGGCGGCGGCGGCGCAAGCGGGAGCTGGTAG
- a CDS encoding Uma2 family endonuclease translates to MKHVIDIPRTAMEVFNMLPEGTRCEVIDNTLYMSPSPNYDHQDLLGDIFVMLKEATTKNQWGKVFIAPFDVYLSGEADVVQPDLIFVKDQHNSIIQKNGIHGVPDLVIELLSSNKSYDTKKKFDLYQRNLIPEYIIIDPETKEVWQYLLGEDGRYEQIASEKGRLVVSALNAQFSF, encoded by the coding sequence ATGAAGCATGTAATTGACATACCACGTACGGCCATGGAAGTTTTTAACATGCTTCCGGAAGGAACACGCTGTGAGGTAATTGATAATACATTATACATGTCGCCATCACCTAATTATGATCACCAGGATTTATTGGGTGACATTTTTGTAATGCTGAAAGAAGCCACCACTAAAAACCAATGGGGCAAGGTTTTTATTGCACCCTTTGATGTTTATCTAAGTGGCGAGGCTGACGTTGTACAGCCTGATTTAATTTTTGTTAAAGATCAACACAATTCGATTATTCAAAAAAATGGCATTCATGGTGTTCCTGATTTAGTGATCGAGTTATTATCATCTAACAAAAGCTACGATACGAAAAAGAAGTTTGACCTTTACCAGCGAAATCTCATCCCTGAATATATTATTATCGACCCTGAAACTAAAGAAGTTTGGCAGTACTTATTAGGTGAGGATGGCAGATACGAACAAATTGCATCAGAAAAAGGGAGACTGGTTGTCAGCGCATTAAATGCGCAATTTAGCTTTTAA
- a CDS encoding NAD(P)/FAD-dependent oxidoreductase yields MTKELEIVCLPEEHEDENALKKIASAQLKMPLNRISALKILKRSIDARGRKVVYRLQIIIFTDEQPLADIYDIQYQNVSNAKQVIIIGAGPAGLFAALRCIELGLKPVILERGKDVKQRRRDLADINKQGIVNPESNYCFGEGGAGTYSDGKLYTRSTKRGDVNQVLKSFVAHGASADILIDARPHIGTNKLPQIITAIRETIQNAGGEIHFDYKVTQLDIQFDKIQGVKTASGNHISAVAVILATGHSARDVFEMLHRQNILIEAKAFALGVRIEHPQYIIDKAQYHCENRGEHLPPSYYNLVEQVDYRGVFSFCMCPGGIIAPCATDYNEIVVNGWSPSKRNNPFANSGTVVQVNLEDVAGKADDPFRMLNFQHGIEQLAFTAGGGKLVAPGQRMVDFVEGRQSASLPVNSYLPGTKSVELQNVLPQRITERLQKALPAFGRKMKGYYTNEAILVGVESRTSSPIKIPRDKETLQHPQISGLFPCGEGAGYAGGIISAAIDGINCASAAFKIMYG; encoded by the coding sequence ATGACCAAAGAACTTGAAATTGTATGCCTTCCTGAAGAGCATGAAGATGAAAATGCTTTAAAAAAAATAGCTTCGGCACAGCTTAAAATGCCTTTAAACAGAATATCTGCACTGAAAATATTAAAACGTTCTATCGATGCGCGTGGCCGTAAGGTGGTATACCGCTTACAAATAATTATTTTTACAGATGAGCAGCCCCTGGCAGATATTTATGATATACAGTACCAAAATGTCAGTAATGCTAAACAGGTGATTATCATCGGCGCTGGCCCGGCGGGATTATTTGCCGCCTTGCGTTGCATTGAACTGGGTTTGAAGCCTGTAATATTGGAGCGAGGTAAGGATGTTAAACAGCGCCGTAGGGATCTGGCCGATATCAACAAACAAGGTATTGTAAACCCAGAGTCCAATTATTGTTTCGGAGAAGGCGGGGCAGGCACTTATTCGGATGGTAAACTATACACACGGTCAACCAAGCGGGGCGATGTTAACCAGGTTTTAAAAAGCTTTGTTGCTCACGGAGCTTCTGCGGATATTTTAATAGATGCCCGGCCGCACATCGGTACCAATAAATTGCCCCAGATTATTACTGCCATCCGCGAGACGATCCAGAATGCCGGTGGCGAAATTCATTTCGACTATAAAGTGACACAACTCGACATTCAGTTCGATAAAATTCAGGGCGTCAAAACGGCATCAGGCAATCACATCAGCGCTGTCGCCGTTATTTTGGCAACCGGCCATTCGGCCAGGGATGTGTTTGAAATGCTGCACCGGCAAAATATACTGATTGAAGCCAAAGCCTTTGCCTTAGGCGTGCGGATTGAACATCCGCAGTACATTATAGATAAGGCGCAGTATCATTGCGAAAACAGGGGTGAGCATTTGCCGCCATCGTATTATAACCTGGTAGAGCAGGTTGACTATAGGGGAGTATTCTCCTTTTGTATGTGCCCCGGTGGTATCATTGCGCCTTGCGCTACCGATTATAACGAAATTGTGGTGAACGGCTGGAGCCCCTCAAAACGGAATAATCCATTTGCCAATTCAGGCACGGTAGTGCAGGTTAACCTGGAAGATGTTGCTGGCAAAGCCGATGATCCTTTCCGTATGCTCAACTTTCAGCACGGAATAGAGCAGTTGGCCTTTACTGCAGGTGGAGGAAAGTTGGTAGCACCCGGCCAGCGTATGGTTGATTTTGTAGAAGGACGCCAGTCTGCCAGTTTGCCTGTAAACTCTTACCTGCCCGGTACAAAAAGCGTAGAACTGCAAAACGTATTGCCTCAAAGAATCACGGAGCGCTTACAAAAAGCCTTGCCCGCGTTTGGACGTAAAATGAAAGGCTATTATACCAACGAAGCTATATTGGTTGGGGTAGAGTCCAGAACGTCGTCGCCTATCAAGATACCCAGGGATAAAGAGACCTTACAGCATCCTCAAATTTCGGGACTATTTCCTTGCGGGGAGGGTGCGGGGTATGCAGGTGGCATAATTTCTGCTGCTATAGATGGAATCAATTGTGCTTCGGCAGCATTTAAAATAATGTATGGATAA
- a CDS encoding DUF7935 family protein, whose protein sequence is MNIYPYLLDILKYFIAGIGVVSATYYIIKPHIERSEKVQLLEFKRTLNAQTLPLRLQAYERLVLFIERVNPSSMLIRLNGSDYSAGELHSIVVNEIRNEYQHNVTQQIYVSPRAWGVMRRVKDDTMSIVTNAIKGLPEEASGMDLSRTVLMHLSKLEDNPYDIALAMIRRDLEDLF, encoded by the coding sequence ATGAATATATATCCTTATTTGTTGGACATTTTAAAATATTTTATAGCAGGCATCGGTGTTGTATCGGCCACCTACTATATCATCAAGCCTCATATTGAGCGGTCGGAAAAGGTTCAACTTCTGGAATTTAAACGGACATTAAACGCCCAAACCCTACCATTGCGTTTACAGGCTTATGAGCGCCTGGTTTTATTTATCGAGCGGGTGAACCCATCGAGCATGCTGATCCGCTTAAATGGCTCAGATTATTCGGCAGGCGAGCTACATAGTATTGTAGTAAACGAGATCCGTAACGAGTACCAGCATAATGTAACCCAACAAATTTACGTAAGCCCACGCGCATGGGGAGTAATGCGCCGGGTGAAGGATGATACCATGAGTATTGTTACCAACGCCATTAAGGGCTTGCCCGAAGAGGCATCCGGTATGGACCTGAGCCGCACCGTGCTGATGCATTTAAGTAAACTGGAAGACAATCCTTATGATATTGCGCTGGCCATGATCCGCAGGGATTTGGAAGATCTTTTTTAA
- a CDS encoding NUDIX hydrolase, producing the protein MKNLVWKILSSTYIHKGPWATLRADRCEMPDGRIVPAYFVLEYPNWSNAVAITEDGKILMVRQYRHAAQIVSLELPGGVIEDGEAPEDAIKREILEETGYSFDEVELISTIYANPATGDNHTYCYLARNGKKTQLQNLDDHEEIVVEEYTIDEVKQLLAENKIAQALHCTNLFYALMKLGKL; encoded by the coding sequence ATGAAAAACCTGGTTTGGAAAATACTTTCTTCAACTTATATACACAAAGGCCCCTGGGCTACCTTACGTGCAGACCGATGCGAAATGCCCGATGGCAGGATAGTACCGGCTTATTTTGTTTTAGAATATCCTAACTGGAGTAATGCAGTAGCTATTACCGAAGATGGGAAGATCTTAATGGTTAGGCAGTATCGCCACGCGGCACAAATTGTATCGCTTGAGCTGCCGGGAGGTGTTATTGAAGATGGTGAAGCGCCAGAAGATGCCATTAAACGCGAAATACTGGAAGAGACCGGCTATAGCTTTGACGAGGTTGAACTGATCAGCACCATCTATGCCAACCCGGCTACCGGCGACAACCATACCTACTGTTACCTGGCCAGGAACGGCAAAAAAACACAGCTGCAAAATTTGGACGACCATGAGGAGATTGTTGTTGAAGAATATACCATTGATGAGGTAAAACAGTTACTTGCCGAAAATAAAATAGCGCAGGCCCTGCATTGTACTAATTTGTTTTATGCCCTGATGAAGTTGGGCAAATTGTAA
- a CDS encoding DinB family protein, whose amino-acid sequence MDKSAKLKIQLETILYGKAWYGKPIYDIIELVSFEAAYEKPTGASHNIADIIMHMLAWTEEVSTRMQGKPAGAPIRGNWPGAGKPDEQKWQQLLSFFKLANTELTQLIANFPVESWTDATNDGRGEYSEYGLTYEAMITGLMQHHVYHAGQISLLNKMING is encoded by the coding sequence ATGGATAAATCAGCAAAATTAAAAATTCAACTGGAAACTATACTTTATGGTAAAGCATGGTATGGTAAACCTATATATGATATCATTGAACTGGTGAGTTTTGAGGCGGCCTACGAAAAACCTACCGGAGCGTCGCATAACATTGCTGATATCATCATGCACATGCTGGCCTGGACAGAAGAGGTGAGTACGCGAATGCAAGGCAAGCCCGCAGGCGCACCTATACGTGGCAATTGGCCCGGTGCGGGTAAACCTGATGAACAAAAGTGGCAACAGTTATTATCCTTTTTTAAATTGGCTAATACAGAGCTAACCCAGCTGATAGCCAATTTTCCGGTGGAAAGCTGGACCGATGCTACTAACGATGGCCGCGGCGAATATTCGGAATATGGATTAACCTACGAAGCCATGATTACAGGTTTGATGCAACATCATGTTTACCATGCGGGACAAATTTCACTATTAAATAAAATGATCAATGGCTAA
- a CDS encoding TPM domain-containing protein produces MALFNDDEQQRVRKAIEDVEKHTSGEVRVCIEKNCSEDVLIRAAKYFGQLGMQHTRHRHGVLIYLATVDRKFAIIGDKGINKVVPIDFWDTTKDAMQQHFKYGDLVEGILTGLKIAGEQLEKYFPYQEDGKHNQLPDDIAFMNGN; encoded by the coding sequence ATGGCTTTATTTAATGATGATGAACAACAGCGCGTGCGTAAGGCTATTGAGGATGTTGAAAAACACACCTCGGGCGAAGTACGTGTTTGTATAGAAAAAAACTGTAGCGAAGATGTACTAATACGCGCCGCTAAATATTTTGGACAGTTAGGAATGCAGCATACCCGACACCGCCACGGGGTATTGATTTACCTGGCAACTGTTGACCGTAAGTTTGCTATTATTGGCGATAAGGGAATTAATAAAGTAGTACCTATCGATTTTTGGGATACCACCAAGGATGCCATGCAGCAACATTTTAAATATGGCGACCTTGTGGAAGGCATACTAACGGGTTTAAAAATAGCTGGTGAACAACTGGAAAAATATTTTCCGTATCAAGAAGATGGTAAGCATAACCAATTGCCGGACGATATTGCTTTTATGAACGGCAACTAA
- the dnaA gene encoding chromosomal replication initiator protein DnaA has translation MEKTCTNVWNSCLQIIKDNIPAQSFKTWFEPIKALRIEGSVLTIQVPSLFFFEWLEEHYVGLLRKTIKKQLGEDGRLEYNIVVEQSSSSKPYTTNMPSNGNGAEGKNQSMPIPISINKDIKNPFVIPGLKKLQVDPQLNQNYTFESFIEGDCNRLARSAGYAVAAKPGGTSFNPLMIYGGVGLGKTHLAQAIGNEIKRTLPDKLVLYVSCEKFTQQFVDALKHNNINDFVNFYQAIDVLIMDDVHNFAGKEKTQDFFFHIFNHLHQSGKQLIITSDKAPKDLAGLEERLLSRFKWGLSADLQIPDLETRMAILKTKIYQDGIDLPYEVIEYVAHNIDNNVRELEGAMVSLLAQSTLNRKEIDLNLAKSMLKNFIKNSTKEISMEYIQSLVCEYFEVPIEMVKSQTRKREIVQARQISMYLAKAHTKSSLKSIGNFFGGRDHSTVIYACQTVEDLIDTDKKFKGYVADIQKKLKMS, from the coding sequence ATGGAAAAAACTTGTACTAACGTTTGGAATAGCTGCTTGCAGATCATCAAGGACAATATACCGGCCCAAAGTTTTAAAACCTGGTTCGAGCCTATAAAAGCCTTAAGAATTGAAGGTAGTGTTCTGACTATACAGGTTCCAAGTTTGTTTTTCTTTGAGTGGCTTGAAGAACATTACGTTGGCTTATTGCGTAAAACAATAAAAAAACAATTAGGCGAGGACGGACGTTTGGAGTATAACATTGTTGTTGAGCAATCATCATCAAGCAAACCTTATACAACCAATATGCCATCAAACGGAAACGGTGCCGAAGGTAAAAATCAATCCATGCCAATACCAATATCAATTAATAAGGATATTAAGAATCCTTTTGTGATTCCGGGTCTTAAAAAGCTGCAGGTTGATCCACAATTAAATCAAAACTACACTTTTGAAAGTTTTATTGAAGGGGATTGTAACCGTTTGGCCCGCTCTGCTGGTTATGCGGTGGCTGCTAAACCGGGTGGTACATCGTTTAACCCTTTAATGATATATGGTGGTGTTGGTTTAGGTAAAACACACCTGGCGCAGGCTATAGGTAACGAGATTAAGCGTACCCTGCCCGATAAATTGGTGCTCTATGTATCGTGCGAAAAGTTTACCCAGCAGTTTGTTGACGCCCTTAAGCATAATAACATTAACGATTTTGTTAATTTTTACCAGGCTATAGATGTACTGATTATGGATGATGTACACAACTTTGCCGGTAAAGAAAAAACACAGGATTTCTTTTTCCATATTTTTAACCACCTGCATCAGTCGGGCAAACAACTGATCATCACTTCTGATAAAGCGCCAAAAGATCTGGCCGGTTTGGAAGAAAGGTTGTTATCGCGTTTTAAATGGGGCCTTTCTGCCGATCTGCAGATCCCAGATCTGGAAACGCGTATGGCTATCCTGAAAACTAAAATATACCAAGATGGTATCGACTTGCCTTACGAGGTAATAGAATATGTAGCCCACAATATCGATAACAATGTGCGCGAACTTGAAGGTGCCATGGTATCGTTACTGGCTCAATCAACATTAAACCGCAAGGAAATCGATTTAAACCTGGCAAAATCGATGCTGAAAAACTTCATCAAAAACTCCACCAAAGAGATTTCGATGGAATACATCCAAAGCCTGGTTTGCGAATATTTTGAGGTTCCCATCGAGATGGTGAAGTCACAAACCCGCAAACGCGAAATTGTACAGGCCCGCCAAATCTCCATGTACCTGGCCAAGGCCCATACTAAAAGCTCACTAAAATCAATCGGCAACTTCTTTGGCGGCCGCGATCACTCTACGGTAATCTATGCCTGCCAAACCGTAGAAGATTTAATTGATACCGATAAAAAATTTAAAGGCTACGTTGCCGATATACAGAAGAAGTTGAAGATGTCGTAA
- a CDS encoding LemA family protein: MKKILSALLIAMVALSLSSCSYNTMTSMDENVKAKWGQVENDYQRRADLIPNLVATVKGAANFEKSTLTDVINARAKATSVQVDPTKLTPESIQKFQAAQGELSSALGRLLVVTENYPDLKSNQNFLALQAQLEGTENRITVARRDFNLAVQEYNSKIRSFPANLTAKMFGFTEKGYFQAEPGSEKAPKVQF, encoded by the coding sequence ATGAAAAAAATATTATCGGCCTTGCTCATTGCAATGGTAGCCCTATCATTAAGTTCGTGCAGTTATAATACCATGACCAGCATGGATGAAAATGTTAAAGCTAAATGGGGACAGGTAGAAAACGACTATCAGCGACGGGCTGACCTTATACCAAATTTGGTAGCCACCGTTAAAGGTGCGGCAAATTTTGAAAAAAGCACGTTGACTGACGTGATTAACGCCCGCGCCAAAGCCACATCGGTACAGGTTGACCCAACCAAACTAACACCCGAATCGATCCAAAAATTCCAGGCCGCGCAGGGAGAGCTGAGCAGCGCCTTAGGCAGGCTATTGGTAGTTACCGAAAATTATCCTGACTTAAAAAGCAATCAGAATTTTCTGGCATTACAGGCTCAATTAGAAGGTACTGAAAACCGGATTACGGTAGCTCGCCGCGACTTTAACCTGGCTGTACAGGAATATAATAGTAAGATCCGCTCGTTTCCGGCTAATTTAACAGCTAAAATGTTTGGCTTTACCGAGAAGGGGTATTTTCAGGCTGAGCCGGGTAGCGAGAAAGCGCCGAAGGTGCAATTTTGA
- a CDS encoding acyl-CoA mutase large subunit family protein, with product MAEKKITTSSGIEIKEVYTQAPSPQNELPGEFPFTRGIQKDMYRGKPWTMRQYAGFSTAEESNKRYHYLLNQGTMGLSVAFDLPTQIGYDSDHDLAEGEVGKVGVAIDSLKDMEILFEGIDLQKITTSMTINATAATLLAMYIALAKKQGADLKQISGTIQNDILKEYAARGTYIYPPRQSMRLITDVFEYCSKEVPKWNTISISGYHIREAGSTAVQELAFTLANGKAYLMAALQKGLDINVFSKRLSFFFNCHNNFFEEIAKFRAARRMWAHITQELGATDAGAQKLRFHTQTGGSTLTAQQPLNNIVRITNQAMAAVLGGTQSLHTNGYDEALSLPTEAAAKVALRTQQIIAFESGVTDTVDPLAGSYFVESLTDEMQAAAQLYIDKIDAMGGSVKAIEQDYIQQEIAKAAYQYQSNIENGEQVVVGVNRFTQQEEKEIELFRVDDSIRLKQMERLKVLKAGRNQAAVDEALSNLRLAAMGDDNLMPRILDAVENYATLGEIADTLRNVFGEY from the coding sequence ATGGCAGAAAAAAAGATTACTACCTCATCAGGTATCGAAATTAAGGAGGTTTATACCCAGGCGCCATCTCCGCAAAACGAGTTACCGGGCGAGTTTCCATTTACCCGGGGCATCCAAAAAGATATGTACCGCGGCAAGCCATGGACGATGCGCCAATACGCCGGTTTTTCAACTGCCGAAGAATCTAATAAGCGTTATCATTATTTGTTGAACCAGGGCACCATGGGCCTTTCGGTAGCCTTTGATCTGCCTACTCAGATAGGTTATGATTCGGATCATGACCTGGCCGAAGGCGAAGTGGGTAAAGTGGGCGTAGCCATCGACTCGTTGAAGGATATGGAGATTTTGTTTGAGGGGATTGACCTGCAAAAGATTACCACTTCCATGACTATCAATGCTACCGCTGCCACTCTTTTGGCAATGTACATAGCGCTGGCAAAAAAACAAGGTGCAGATCTGAAACAGATATCCGGAACCATTCAGAATGATATTTTAAAAGAGTACGCGGCCAGGGGTACCTATATCTATCCCCCGCGGCAATCCATGCGGCTCATTACCGATGTTTTTGAGTATTGCAGCAAGGAAGTGCCGAAATGGAATACGATATCCATATCCGGATATCACATCCGCGAAGCGGGATCAACAGCTGTTCAGGAGCTGGCATTTACATTGGCCAACGGAAAAGCTTATTTAATGGCTGCCCTGCAAAAAGGATTGGATATTAATGTGTTCTCAAAGCGACTATCTTTTTTTTTTAACTGCCACAATAATTTTTTTGAAGAGATAGCCAAATTCCGCGCGGCCCGCCGCATGTGGGCCCACATTACCCAGGAGCTCGGCGCAACAGATGCCGGTGCTCAAAAGCTCCGTTTTCATACACAAACCGGTGGTTCAACTTTAACCGCACAGCAACCATTGAACAACATTGTGCGTATAACTAACCAAGCTATGGCGGCCGTTCTGGGTGGAACACAATCGCTACATACAAACGGGTACGATGAGGCTTTATCGTTACCGACTGAGGCCGCCGCGAAGGTGGCTTTGCGTACCCAGCAGATTATCGCTTTTGAAAGCGGCGTAACCGATACCGTTGACCCTTTGGCAGGATCATACTTTGTGGAGAGTTTGACAGACGAGATGCAGGCCGCGGCTCAATTATACATCGATAAGATTGATGCGATGGGTGGATCGGTTAAGGCCATTGAGCAAGACTACATTCAACAGGAGATTGCCAAGGCTGCTTACCAGTACCAGAGCAATATTGAAAATGGCGAGCAGGTAGTAGTAGGAGTTAATCGTTTTACCCAACAGGAAGAAAAAGAAATTGAACTTTTTCGGGTAGATGATTCCATCAGGTTAAAACAAATGGAGCGTTTAAAGGTTTTGAAAGCCGGGCGTAACCAGGCAGCCGTTGATGAAGCCTTGAGCAATTTAAGGCTGGCCGCAATGGGCGACGATAACCTGATGCCGCGCATTTTAGATGCCGTGGAAAATTATGCCACTCTGGGCGAAATTGCCGACACTTTGAGGAACGTGTTTGGCGAATATTAA